ATGGAACGCTTTACAGCTATCCTTATTGAAAACTATAAAGGAGCCTTCCCAACTTGGTTGGCACCTCAACAAGTAACTGTTATCCCAGTTTCAAATGAAGCCCACACAGATTACGCTTGGGAAGTTGCTAAACAACTTCGTGACCGTGGTATCCGTGTTGAAGTGGATGAACGTAACGAGAAAATGCAATACAAGATTCGTGCGTCTCAAACACAAAAAATCCCTTACCAATTGATTGTTGGTGATAAGGAAATGGAAGACGGAACTGTTAACGTTCGTCGCTATGGACAAAAACAAACACACACTGAAGCTGTGTCAGAATTTGTAGAAAATATTCTTGCTGATATTGCTCGCAAATCACGCCCAGATGCCGAATAAATCAGAAAGTCGGTTAGCTAAGCTAGCTGACTTTTTAGTAGGATAAAGCATGCACGTTTTTAGGAAAAGACTTTTATTTCTGCTGGGAGCAGTCCTGCTCTTGTTACTGTCTAGCTTTACTTATCACAGATTATCCTTGCAAAGAGAGAAGGCTTCTCTCAACCCTATGGGGCAAATGGTGTCTGTTAATGGCCATGACATGAGCGTCTTTGTAAAGGGGGAGGGGCCACAAACTCTAGTTTTTCTTTCTGGTGCTGGAACAGCCTCTCCCATTCTAGATTTTAAAGACTTGTATGATGGGCTTTCGAAGCAGTATAAGATAGTCGTTGTTGAAAGGGCTGGCTATGGTTACAGTGAGGACACATCTAAGTCCCGAGATGTTTCTGAGGTTCTTTCAGAGACACGACAAGCCCTAGCCAAGGCCCATGTATCAGGTCCTTATATTATCCTCTCCCATTCGATGGCCTCCTTAGAGACACTTCTGTGGCAGGAAAAATACCCTAGTGAAGTGAAAGCTATCATTGGTTTAGATTGGGCCCTACCTGAAAGTTACTCCCATTTGAAAATGCATCCCCAGATTTTACGTATGGCTCGGTGGGGAAGTCAATTAGGCCTATTAAGGTATTTACCGAGTCGCTTATATGTGCCTAATGACAATCTAAGTAGTAGTGACTGCCGCCTCTATCAACGGATAGCCTATCGTCAAATATTGTCAAAGGCTATGTTAAATGAGAGCCTGTCTGTTAAGGAAAATGCGAAAAAGGTTACTTCTAGCATTGATTCACAAATTCCAACCTTACTGATGGTCTCTAATGGTGAGGGTACTGGTTTTAGCCAGGAGGACTGGCGGCATTATGCGACTAGCTTTGCAAAGGACCAGAAAAATATCGAAGTGACTTTTTATGATTCTCCGCATTATCTTTATCACTATCAGACCAAAGAGGTAGCAGCAAAGATAGAGGAGTTCATCAAAAAGACGACTGATTAAATTTACATATATTATCGAGGAGAGATGTGATGCTCATTGGTTCAAAAGCCTTTCGAAACTTATGGGAGGACTGGCAAAGGGACTACCAGCCATTGCAAGTACTAAAGCTATTGTTAGCTTATATAGGGATGCCAGAGGATTTATCGGGAGAGCTTGAAGAAACCCAACACCTTTTATCTTATTTTGATCCTGACTTGGCACCGCATGATTCCTTCTGGAAGGATGTCGTTAAATTGGTAGACCTGGCTTTTCCTGGTGATAGTTTGTCTAAGAATGCCTCTATTGAGAGACAAATCCATCAGCTACGTTACCTGATTTCTAGTCAACAGTCCCAGTATGTGCGAACGCATTATAAAAAGCCAGGGATGACAGATAAAGAAGCTTTGGCTGTCTATCTGAGATGGAAGCCTTTCACCATGTTTGATCAGGGACGTTTGCACCAAAAGATTTCTATCTGTGATGGCAAGGCGGTTTATCCTGATGGGATTCCAAGTGTTAATCTAAAAATTCTTCTCTATAATCGGATTGAGTTTATTCTGGATAGTCAGGGAAACTTTCTCAATGAGGTCGATGCGGAGCAGGTGACCGAGAGTGGGGTGGTTAATG
Above is a window of Streptococcus salivarius DNA encoding:
- a CDS encoding alpha/beta fold hydrolase produces the protein MHVFRKRLLFLLGAVLLLLLSSFTYHRLSLQREKASLNPMGQMVSVNGHDMSVFVKGEGPQTLVFLSGAGTASPILDFKDLYDGLSKQYKIVVVERAGYGYSEDTSKSRDVSEVLSETRQALAKAHVSGPYIILSHSMASLETLLWQEKYPSEVKAIIGLDWALPESYSHLKMHPQILRMARWGSQLGLLRYLPSRLYVPNDNLSSSDCRLYQRIAYRQILSKAMLNESLSVKENAKKVTSSIDSQIPTLLMVSNGEGTGFSQEDWRHYATSFAKDQKNIEVTFYDSPHYLYHYQTKEVAAKIEEFIKKTTD
- a CDS encoding DUF3114 domain-containing protein, whose product is MLIGSKAFRNLWEDWQRDYQPLQVLKLLLAYIGMPEDLSGELEETQHLLSYFDPDLAPHDSFWKDVVKLVDLAFPGDSLSKNASIERQIHQLRYLISSQQSQYVRTHYKKPGMTDKEALAVYLRWKPFTMFDQGRLHQKISICDGKAVYPDGIPSVNLKILLYNRIEFILDSQGNFLNEVDAEQVTESGVVNGASFNYGNFKRHWQLDVEPVQPHDPDFRNRMTRGFRSPNKLKKRWGQQAPEQFDKSFYNPKGIYAQSHRSLANDVKRQARFFLALVYGFKPNQTKQSKEVHMSKQPQNNKGTAVLGSLVFMALYALGIWHNAVRGNIPFLILWSVLLLVNVSYLIFRLRK